A part of Eriocheir sinensis breed Jianghai 21 chromosome 51, ASM2467909v1, whole genome shotgun sequence genomic DNA contains:
- the LOC126982516 gene encoding PR domain zinc finger protein 5-like isoform X3 — protein MGEEDYEELEDDDQDTREEDGEVSSEAAPSELLQDEMRCWVCQMEYTSVASLKAHLSKKHRLSVGPCFTCHLCGAIGQTKATLKRHLLRTHGQSSLSEHQMLRQCQHCGEGYVTQVALNKHIAEAHSDLLSQYQQCTHCPSLFTCRQSLLRHITRRHPDAELPCLEQEQCQQCQKTFPSRTALKLHLKTEHPETLIHRCETCSATFKYSYLLRRHIKNIHEKEQQRKEQQVKTKRYKCLKCPREYRSKNHLERHTLAHLTPKKPRMYTCTLCGTKFTTRSHRSRHMRLVHWEKTRLKCSECNKEFETMEELNDHRQVHRMSCAVCEKTFLRRDTLREHLLIHNGPKLPCPFCPKKFTQSSNLKRHIRVHTGEKPYKCSFCSKRFGDKSACNSHMRVHTGAERCTCPECGASFSKRQKLNYHMRKHTGEGLLHCPLCSRLATDSYSLKKHLETHQAVLVRLLQGAGVSGKTEDCQSLALRTLHNLAWVTARAKATAKTASLCPPRTPSPVAGDKVDGIKEEMEEIPSTNCEKDQKAGCEDSEDVRTAIEHIEVNVKVEIPDELDEEVHSPSADEENISKLRQFRQIIKKEDSEDPLQDSDNQNEVEEPYNDVKPEVLSYIMSLRCAQFNEAVKCALEKYKLEAANQEGEDSTALLESQSEENSGKMNAENEMVEEAEGVEEDLSKKANSSEEDLNRKLTEAGMESVASEQVPGTSLTEEPLVVLARLWRLILGSAEYQEQREEESTFSKCSEEEQDVEETEKDTGNSELDNGTQSEPELQDTNTGPQQDSNEEMESEASGCEENSSS, from the exons CAAGATGAGATGAGGTGTTGGGTGTGCCAGATGGAGTACACATCTGTGGCCTCCCTCAAGGCTCACCTCAGCAAGAAGCACAGGCTGTCTGTAGGGCCGTGCTTCACCTGTCACCTGTGTGGGGCCATCGGCCAGACCAAGGCAACCCTCAAACGCCATCTACTAAGGACTCATGGCCAGAGCAGTCTGTCGGAGCACCAGATGCTGAGACAG TGTCAGCACTGTGGAGAAGGCTATGTAACCCAGGTGGCCCTCAACAAACACATAGCTGAGGCTCACTCAGACCTTCTCTCTCAGTACCAACAGTGCACGCATTGTCCTTCACTATTCACATGCCGTCAGTCACTGTTACGACACATAAC TCGAAGACATCCTGATGCTGAACTTCCCTGCCTGGAGCAAGAGCAGTGCCAGCAGTGCCAGAAGACCTTTCCCTCCCGTACAGCACTCAAGCTACACCTCAAGACCGAACATCCTGAAACACTCATCCATAGATGTGAAACCTGCTCTGCCACATTCAAGTATTCCTACCTGCTACGGCGCCACATCAAA AACATTCATGAAAAGGAGCAGCAGCGAAAGGAGCAACAAGTTAAGACAAAGCGGTACAAGTGCTTGAAATGTCCACGTGAGTATCGGAGCAAAAACCACCTAGAGAGACACACCCTGGCGCACCTTACTCCCAAGAAGCCTCGAATGTATACCTGTACTTTGTGTGGCACCAAATTCACCACAAGAAGTCACAG GTCACGGCATATGCGACTGGTTCACTGGGAGAAGACTCGGCTAAAGTGCAGCGAGTGTAACAAGGAATTTGAGACCATGGAGGAGTTAAATGATCACCGTCAGGTGCACAGGATGAGCTGTGCTGTTTGTGAAAAGACTTTCCTG CGTCGAGACACCCTCAGGGAACACCTTCTCATACACAATGGACCTAAGCTGCCCTGCCCATTTTGTCCTAAGAAGTTCACCCAGAGCTCAAACCTCAAGCGGCACATTCGAGTCCATACAG GTGAGAAGCCATACAAATGTAGCTTCTGCTCTAAGCGCTTTGGGGACAAGTCGGCATGCAATAGTCACATGAGAGTCCACACAGGTGCTGAGCGGTGTACCTGTCCTGAGTGTGGTGCCTCCTTCTCTAAGCGCCAGAAGCTCAACTATCACATGAGAAAGCACACAGGGGAGGGGCTGCTGCATTGTCCCCTGTGCTCTCGCCTTGCTACTGACTCCTATTCTCTTAAAAAGCATCTTGAGACCCACCAAGCAGTCCTAGTCCGCCTGCTGCAGGGAGCTGGAGTGTCTGGTAAAACTGAAGACTGCCAAAGCCTTGCCCTCCGCACCCTTCACAACCTGGCGTGGGTTACTGCCAGGGCTAAGGCCACTGCCAAGACAGCCTCACTTTGCCCCCCTAGAACCCCATCTCCAGTGGCAGGGGACAAAGTTGATGGGattaaagaggagatggaagaaatcCCTTCTACTAACTGTGAGAAAGACCAAAAAGCTGGTTGTGAGGATAGTGAGGACGTAAGGACTGCAATTGAGCACATTGAAGTTAATGTAAAAGTAGAGATCCCAGATGAACTGGATGAAGAAGTGCATTCACCTTCTGCAGATGAGGAAAATATCTCAAAATTAAGACAGTTTAGACAGATCATTAAAAAAGAAGATTCAGAAGATCCACTGCAGGACAGTGATAATCAGAATGAAGTGGAAGAACCATATAACGATGTAAAACCAGAGGTCTTAAGTTATATCATGAGTTTGAGATGTGCACAGTTCAATGAAGCAGTGAAATGTGCTTTGGAAAAGTATAAGCTGGAAGCAGCCAATCAGGAAGGAGAGGATAGCACTGCATTGTTGGAAAGTCAGTCTGAAGAAAATTCAGGGAAAATGAATGCAGAAAATGAAATGGTAGAAGAAGCAGAGGGTGTAGAGGAGGATTTGAGCAAGAAGGCAAATAGCAGTGAAGAAGATTTAAATCGTAAATTGACTGAGGCTGGCATGGAGAGTGTAGCATCAGAGCAGGTGCCTGGTACTTCCTTGACGGAGGAACCTCTGGTGGTGCTTGCACGTCTGTGGCGGCTCATCCTTGGGTCAGCGGAATATCAAGAGCAGCGTGAAGAAGAAAGTACCTTCTCTAAGTGCtcggaggaggaacaggatgtgGAAGAGACTGAAAAAGACACGGGTAACTCTGAATTAGACAATGGAACACAGTCAGAGCCAGAGCTTCAGGACACAAATACTGGGCCCCAACAGGACTCAAATGAGGAAATGGAGAGTGAAGCATCTGGGTGTGAAGAAAATAGTTCCTCTTGA
- the LOC126982516 gene encoding PR domain zinc finger protein 5-like isoform X2, whose protein sequence is MYWWCQMGTLGKDPMASTLSHRSDTEDGLGEDLEECYGEELEGNNCEDMGEEDYEELEDDDQDTREEDGEVSSEAAPSELLQDEMRCWVCQMEYTSVASLKAHLSKKHRLSVGPCFTCHLCGAIGQTKATLKRHLLRTHGQSSLSEHQMLRQCQHCGEGYVTQVALNKHIAEAHSDLLSQYQQCTHCPSLFTCRQSLLRHITRRHPDAELPCLEQEQCQQCQKTFPSRTALKLHLKTEHPETLIHRCETCSATFKYSYLLRRHIKNIHEKEQQRKEQQVKTKRYKCLKCPREYRSKNHLERHTLAHLTPKKPRMYTCTLCGTKFTTRSHRSRHMRLVHWEKTRLKCSECNKEFETMEELNDHRQVHRMSCAVCEKTFLRRDTLREHLLIHNGPKLPCPFCPKKFTQSSNLKRHIRVHTGEKPYKCSFCSKRFGDKSACNSHMRVHTGAERCTCPECGASFSKRQKLNYHMRKHTGEGLLHCPLCSRLATDSYSLKKHLETHQAVLVRLLQGAGVSGKTEDCQSLALRTLHNLAWVTARAKATAKTASLCPPRTPSPVAGDKVDGIKEEMEEIPSTNCEKDQKAGCEDSEDVRTAIEHIEVNVKVEIPDELDEEVHSPSADEENISKLRQFRQIIKKEDSEDPLQDSDNQNEVEEPYNDVKPEVLSYIMSLRCAQFNEAVKCALEKYKLEAANQEGEDSTALLESQSEENSGKMNAENEMVEEAEGVEEDLSKKANSSEEDLNRKLTEAGMESVASEQVPGTSLTEEPLVVLARLWRLILGSAEYQEQREEESTFSKCSEEEQDVEETEKDTGNSELDNGTQSEPELQDTNTGPQQDSNEEMESEASGCEENSSS, encoded by the exons CAAGATGAGATGAGGTGTTGGGTGTGCCAGATGGAGTACACATCTGTGGCCTCCCTCAAGGCTCACCTCAGCAAGAAGCACAGGCTGTCTGTAGGGCCGTGCTTCACCTGTCACCTGTGTGGGGCCATCGGCCAGACCAAGGCAACCCTCAAACGCCATCTACTAAGGACTCATGGCCAGAGCAGTCTGTCGGAGCACCAGATGCTGAGACAG TGTCAGCACTGTGGAGAAGGCTATGTAACCCAGGTGGCCCTCAACAAACACATAGCTGAGGCTCACTCAGACCTTCTCTCTCAGTACCAACAGTGCACGCATTGTCCTTCACTATTCACATGCCGTCAGTCACTGTTACGACACATAAC TCGAAGACATCCTGATGCTGAACTTCCCTGCCTGGAGCAAGAGCAGTGCCAGCAGTGCCAGAAGACCTTTCCCTCCCGTACAGCACTCAAGCTACACCTCAAGACCGAACATCCTGAAACACTCATCCATAGATGTGAAACCTGCTCTGCCACATTCAAGTATTCCTACCTGCTACGGCGCCACATCAAA AACATTCATGAAAAGGAGCAGCAGCGAAAGGAGCAACAAGTTAAGACAAAGCGGTACAAGTGCTTGAAATGTCCACGTGAGTATCGGAGCAAAAACCACCTAGAGAGACACACCCTGGCGCACCTTACTCCCAAGAAGCCTCGAATGTATACCTGTACTTTGTGTGGCACCAAATTCACCACAAGAAGTCACAG GTCACGGCATATGCGACTGGTTCACTGGGAGAAGACTCGGCTAAAGTGCAGCGAGTGTAACAAGGAATTTGAGACCATGGAGGAGTTAAATGATCACCGTCAGGTGCACAGGATGAGCTGTGCTGTTTGTGAAAAGACTTTCCTG CGTCGAGACACCCTCAGGGAACACCTTCTCATACACAATGGACCTAAGCTGCCCTGCCCATTTTGTCCTAAGAAGTTCACCCAGAGCTCAAACCTCAAGCGGCACATTCGAGTCCATACAG GTGAGAAGCCATACAAATGTAGCTTCTGCTCTAAGCGCTTTGGGGACAAGTCGGCATGCAATAGTCACATGAGAGTCCACACAGGTGCTGAGCGGTGTACCTGTCCTGAGTGTGGTGCCTCCTTCTCTAAGCGCCAGAAGCTCAACTATCACATGAGAAAGCACACAGGGGAGGGGCTGCTGCATTGTCCCCTGTGCTCTCGCCTTGCTACTGACTCCTATTCTCTTAAAAAGCATCTTGAGACCCACCAAGCAGTCCTAGTCCGCCTGCTGCAGGGAGCTGGAGTGTCTGGTAAAACTGAAGACTGCCAAAGCCTTGCCCTCCGCACCCTTCACAACCTGGCGTGGGTTACTGCCAGGGCTAAGGCCACTGCCAAGACAGCCTCACTTTGCCCCCCTAGAACCCCATCTCCAGTGGCAGGGGACAAAGTTGATGGGattaaagaggagatggaagaaatcCCTTCTACTAACTGTGAGAAAGACCAAAAAGCTGGTTGTGAGGATAGTGAGGACGTAAGGACTGCAATTGAGCACATTGAAGTTAATGTAAAAGTAGAGATCCCAGATGAACTGGATGAAGAAGTGCATTCACCTTCTGCAGATGAGGAAAATATCTCAAAATTAAGACAGTTTAGACAGATCATTAAAAAAGAAGATTCAGAAGATCCACTGCAGGACAGTGATAATCAGAATGAAGTGGAAGAACCATATAACGATGTAAAACCAGAGGTCTTAAGTTATATCATGAGTTTGAGATGTGCACAGTTCAATGAAGCAGTGAAATGTGCTTTGGAAAAGTATAAGCTGGAAGCAGCCAATCAGGAAGGAGAGGATAGCACTGCATTGTTGGAAAGTCAGTCTGAAGAAAATTCAGGGAAAATGAATGCAGAAAATGAAATGGTAGAAGAAGCAGAGGGTGTAGAGGAGGATTTGAGCAAGAAGGCAAATAGCAGTGAAGAAGATTTAAATCGTAAATTGACTGAGGCTGGCATGGAGAGTGTAGCATCAGAGCAGGTGCCTGGTACTTCCTTGACGGAGGAACCTCTGGTGGTGCTTGCACGTCTGTGGCGGCTCATCCTTGGGTCAGCGGAATATCAAGAGCAGCGTGAAGAAGAAAGTACCTTCTCTAAGTGCtcggaggaggaacaggatgtgGAAGAGACTGAAAAAGACACGGGTAACTCTGAATTAGACAATGGAACACAGTCAGAGCCAGAGCTTCAGGACACAAATACTGGGCCCCAACAGGACTCAAATGAGGAAATGGAGAGTGAAGCATCTGGGTGTGAAGAAAATAGTTCCTCTTGA